The sequence below is a genomic window from Halolamina litorea.
AGCGAGTAGGGCGGCCCACACGGCGCCGTCGCCAATAGCTAAGTGGTAGCGTCCCCGCGCCCCGGTATGAGCGACGACGACACCGAACCGGCTGGCCGGGAGGGGTTCGACGCCGCGACGGAGCACTCACCCGGGAACCCGCTGGTGGTCCACGGGCTGAACGCCGTGCTGTCGACGCTGTTCGCCGCGACCATCGTTTGGGGGCTGGACTACGTCGGGAGCGTCGCCTACACCCCGATCAACGTCGCAACCGGGGCGGTGCTCATCTTCACCGCGGCGTACCTGATGTCGGTTCGCTAACGACGGTATCCGACCCCTGCCACCGGAAGGGACACAAACCCCCGCCCCCATCTCCCCGGCATGGTTGGACTCGGAAGCACCGCACAGAAGTTGCAGACTGTCGCGGAGAAAGCCGAAAAGGTGTACAAGCGGATGAACGAACTCCGCGAGGAGGTCGAGGAGACCCAACAGAGCGTCGAGGAGACGAACTCCCGCGTCGGCACCGTCGAGGAGGAACTGGCCGAACAGCGCGCCGTCCTCGACGCCATCGCGGAGAAACACGACATCGACGTGGAGGCCGTCGCCGCCGAGGTCCACATCAACGAGGCCGAGAACGGCGCCGATGAGGGCGCTGATGAGGGCACCGAGGAGGAGGCAGCGACCGGCGGGGACTGAACCCACGGCGGACAGTCGTGGTTCTGTGACGACCGAATTCACGGCGGGGTGGCCGTCGGTTCGTTCGGCCTGATTTGGGGTGCCGACACGCCGCAATTTCTCGACGACCGACCGACGGCGGACCCCTTCGGCGAGATGGTAAGCTACACAAACACCACCCCCGAGGTTCGAGTATGACAACTCATCGGGAACCTCTCGACTCGGTTCTCGACGCCATCGGCGAGACGCCGTTGGTCCGCGTCCACGACGGTCCCGACGCGGTCCCGGTGTACGCCAAACTCGAGTCGTTCAACCCCGGCGCGAGCATCAAAGACCGCATCGGGAAGTACATGCTCGAAGGCATGTTGGAGCGGGGCGACGTGGCGCCGGGCGGGACGGTGATCGAGCCGACCGCCGGCAACACCGGCATCGGCATCGCCGTCGCCGCGGGACAACTGGACCTGAACGCGGTGTTCGTCGTCCCCGAGCGCTTCTCCGTCGAGAAACAGACGCTGATGCGCGCGCTGGGGGCCGAGGTGATCAACACGCCCAGCGAGGACGGGATGCCCCGCGCCATCGAGCGCGCCCACGAACTCGCGGAGGAACTCGACAACGCTGCCGTCCCCCAGCAGTTCTCGAACCCGCTCAACGCCGAGGCCCACTACGAGACGACCGCCCCGGAGATCTACGACGCCCTCGACGGCGAGGTCGGGGCGCTGGTCGCCGGCTGTGGCACCGCGGGCACGCTGATGGGGATGGCCCGCTACGGCCGCGAACAGCACCCCGACACCCACGTCGTCGCCGTCGAACCCGAGGGCTCGCTCTACGGCACCCTCGTCGGCGAGGACCGCGAGGAGGGCGAGTACAAGACCGAGGGGATCGGCACCCACGACACCTCGACCAACGAACTGTTCGACCCGGAACTGGTGGACGCAGTCCACGCGGTTCCCGACGAGGACTCCCACGCCGAAGTCCAGCGCCTCGCCGCCGAGGAAGCCCACCTCGTCGCCTCCAGCGCCGGCGCCAACGCGGTGGCCGCCAAGAAGGTCGCCCGAGGGATCGCCGACGGCGAGATCGACGCCCCCTACGACGCCGTCGTGACGGTGTTCCCCGACTCCAGCGAGCGCTACCTCTCGAAGGGGATCTACGGCGAGTACGAGGAGTGGGAAGGGTAGCTGCCGCCGGTCGAAGGCTGTTGATTGGGGCCCTGTACCACGCTAATTCGTGACTTGCGCGCGCGAGACGCGAGCGTGACTACTGGACCGACCTGTCCGGCGCCGGCACGGCTCACGCGGGCGAGAAGGACCGGACATCTGCCGAAACCCGGAAGGGATCCGCCCACGGATAGACACGTTCGTGCATCGTCCACTCTCGATAGTGTCGTCGTTCTTTCCCGTTCCGTCCGAAACGGGGTTCTGACGGAGAATATCCTGTCAACTGGCCGTTCCCCCCTCCCCGAAGCGACGGGCTTAAGCTTGGCTCATGGAGAGAAACCCACAACGATGCGCGAGCACATCGACCGGCGGACGTTCATCGGCGGCGCAACCGGCGCAGCACTGACCGGGCTGACTGGCTGTCTCGGCGGTGGCGAGGGCGGCAGCAGTGCCGCGGCCAACGTCGGAATGGTGTACGCACTGGGCGGCCTCGGCGACGAGGCGTTCAACGACATGGCTCACTCGGGGATCCAGCGCGCGGAATCCGAACTGGACATCTCCTTTTCGAACACCGAACCCACCGAACAGAGCGAGTTCGGGACGCTTCAGAGCCAGTTCGCGAGTTCGACGAGCCCCGACTACGACCTGGTCGCCTGTATCGGCTTCGCCCAGCTGAGCGCGCTCCAGACCAACGCCTCCGAGTACCCCGACCAGAACTTCATGCTGGTCGACTCCACGCTCGACGCGGACAACGTCGCGTCCTACACGTTCCGCGAACACGAGGGATCGTTCCAGGTCGGCCACTTGGCCGGTCTGCTCAGCACGCGGGAGTTCAGCCACGAGGGGAGCTACAGCGGGAGCGACAAGACGTTCTCCACCGACCCCGAGGCCAAGACGGTCGGCTTCGTCG
It includes:
- a CDS encoding DUF5798 family protein; this translates as MVGLGSTAQKLQTVAEKAEKVYKRMNELREEVEETQQSVEETNSRVGTVEEELAEQRAVLDAIAEKHDIDVEAVAAEVHINEAENGADEGADEGTEEEAATGGD
- a CDS encoding BMP family lipoprotein — translated: MDRRTFIGGATGAALTGLTGCLGGGEGGSSAAANVGMVYALGGLGDEAFNDMAHSGIQRAESELDISFSNTEPTEQSEFGTLQSQFASSTSPDYDLVACIGFAQLSALQTNASEYPDQNFMLVDSTLDADNVASYTFREHEGSFQVGHLAGLLSTREFSHEGSYSGSDKTFSTDPEAKTVGFVGGKENPLIRKFEAGFIAGVNHADSDIEVRSAYAGSWNDPGRGQEIAGSMYDAGADIVYHAAGATGGGVFSAAAERGRLAIGVDSDQSLTSDASHAIVASMVKHVDTAVFNATQDVVNDEFQGGSNIALGLEKDGVEAVIGTEYEGELPSEVTDALASSQEAIQNGDIDVPTEPEN
- a CDS encoding PLP-dependent cysteine synthase family protein, translating into MTTHREPLDSVLDAIGETPLVRVHDGPDAVPVYAKLESFNPGASIKDRIGKYMLEGMLERGDVAPGGTVIEPTAGNTGIGIAVAAGQLDLNAVFVVPERFSVEKQTLMRALGAEVINTPSEDGMPRAIERAHELAEELDNAAVPQQFSNPLNAEAHYETTAPEIYDALDGEVGALVAGCGTAGTLMGMARYGREQHPDTHVVAVEPEGSLYGTLVGEDREEGEYKTEGIGTHDTSTNELFDPELVDAVHAVPDEDSHAEVQRLAAEEAHLVASSAGANAVAAKKVARGIADGEIDAPYDAVVTVFPDSSERYLSKGIYGEYEEWEG